Genomic DNA from Thiosocius teredinicola:
GTGTACTCGGCCAGCCAGCCGACCATGTTGTCGATATCTTCGACGTTGTCGACAAGCGTGCCATCAGGATGACCCAGGCAGTCATCGATAAAACTGCCGTCTGCGTTGCGCTGCACGACCGAGATGATCTTGCGCTTGTCACAGGTATGCGTTCCATAGACTTCACGCAGCATCTGCACAGTCTCTTCCTGGTGCTTGCGCCACGGATCGTTCTCGTCGAGACGTACATCGACGAAGTCGTCGAAGCTGGTGAGCAACTTCAGGCCGATCTGACGGCGAAACTCATTGAAGCGGGGTACGCCGCGCTCACGGTCGCGGATGATATCCAGTGCAACGATATCCAGTTTCTTGCTCGGTGAATCCAGATGCGGCATCGGCAGGTTCTGCAGAAACACCGGCAGGTTGCGCAGGTGCAGAACACCAAGGCGCTGACGCCCCATACTGAGTGCCCAATTGTCGATGCCGCGACCTTGCATAAACTCGGTCGCACCACCACGTACGGTCTTGGCCACCGGTATCTTCGCCTGGATGGCGTTTGGATCGGCCTTGTCGCGGAACTCGATCAGGTCGGGCACCAGCGCATGCAGGCGATAGACCGAGGTGAACTCCTCGGGGAAATTGAACGGTGAGCCGAAGTGATTGATACCGCCGTTCACGTCACCGAGCAAATCGTCAATATCCCAGGCGTCGTGTTTCCACCACAGGATGCCACTGGGCTTGCTGTTGCCGATACCGAAGATCCCGGCGCCGGAAGCCAGCACCGAGTAGGCCGAGTTCGCCTTCTTCGCGTTTTCAGAGTCGGCGAGCAGGCCGGCCAGAGAATCCGTTTTGCGACTCAATAAGCCTTCGTTCTCAGACACGATACGGCGCAGGATCTGCGACACGCGGCTCTCTTTCTGATTGAACAGTCCAAACCAATTCGCGTTCATCGCGGCGTGCAACGGCTCGTCGTACAGCAGTTGGGTCGTCCATTCGATGGTGTGGATCTTGGCGATCTCAGCCGACACAACCAACCGGGCCACCTGGAACAGGCGCTCGTCGCCAACGTCTTTGTAGGCGATTACGCGCTCCGGGTCGTTCGGGTCGCGCAGTCCCGAATCCTCATCGGGCGTGCGCTGCTGCAACTCGCGAAAACGGTCTACAAAGTAGTTGTGTTCTCGCGCGAACAGGTTGTGGTAGAAGCTCATGCCGATATTCCAGTTATCGGGAAATCCGGTGGCCTCCTGTCCGCGCCACTGCGGTTGCACCGGGCAGTCTTCGGAGTAGCTCGCGCAGGTCGGCAGCAACGGCAGGTAGTTGTTGGGCGCAAGCAGTTTGGCGGAGTCGTTCGGATCGCGCTGGACGCGTTTCTGCGACGGCGTATCGTGCCCGTAAATCTGCGAGGCATCCCACCAGGCGGTGACCAGGTTGCCGGTAGTCTTCAGCGGTCGCTTGGCATGTCGCTCACCGCCGTGGTCGAACGTCTGCGGCTCACCTGACGCCTGAAACAGTGAAGGCTCGCGGCGATCACCGGCGCGACAGCCGAGGGTTTGCGCCTGGTCCGACGTGCACCCGACCGGCTCCAGGCCGGGCGTGTTGCGGCCTTCGGCAGTGTGCGAGAACCAGTCATGCGTCATGAACTGAATCCAGAACGCCGCCAACACGTTGAAGAAAGGCGCCTTCATATACTCGCAGTCGACGTCGGCAGAGAAATCCGGCGAACCCATGCCGTCTTTGCACCCATTGCCGGGCGATTGCGTGCGTGTGAAGAGCTTGCGACTGATCAACTGCGGGTCGGGCTTGAGGAGATCGATGCGGCCGGCGTGACGGTTGCGCGTGAGTTCAGTGAGACCGAGGCGGGGAAAGGTGGCCTCGAACTGCATATTGCGATTGAACGGCATGCCCGACGAGCCCATCAACGGATTTTGCAGGTCGTTGCAGATGCCGGTCAGGGTTCGGTGGGTGATCAGATCACCCCGGCATACCTGCTCGTCGGCGCCACCCACCGCTGTGTAGTGCTCGTGATCGGCCGGCAGGCGCATCTCATCCCATTGTTTAAGGGTTGCACCCGGCAGGCCGTCGCGCCCGGCGAGATAGTTGTCGTAGGTATTGGGGTCGAACAGGTTGAACTTGATCAGTTCGATTCGCTGATATTCGAGGTCGAGCAGGGCGCCGTCGATGCCGCGGCCGTTGGGGAACAGGTGATCGCCCAGCTTGGTCTTCGCCTCGCGACCCTCTTTTAACGAACGCCCGTCGCCCGTCGCGTAATAATTCTGCCAGTCCACCCAGGGGCGATCGCGGTACTGCGCAGCCTTTTCGCCGCCACGACAACGCGCCGTGTCTTCCTCGACCTTGCCGAGGAAGCGCTTCGACCGGTCGTCAGGTATCTCGAGAAAGCCTTCCGCTGCGGCCTTGAGGCACGACCGGGTGTCGTCATCGGCCAGGACATCGTTTGTCGTAGCAACGCAGAGCAGCGTGAACAGTGCCGCGACGGGCGTACGCTTGATCACTTGGCTTTTCCTCATCTTGTCTCCCCCGTAGGCTTATCAACCCGCGCGACCTTCGACGGGTGTTCCACTTCCCTGTGTATTTCGCCGACAGCCGGGCTCGCCTGTCGACGCCCACAGCAAAGAGTACAGCACCGATTCCGCGGTAGCGGGTTGAGAATCCGACGCGACGAGAGAGCGGGTCAGATGCATTTTCTGTCAGGCAATTCCTACAACCTCGATGGTGACAGGCTCAGCCAGTTGCGCAACCCAGGACAATCGACGCGTCCCTGCCGTTGTATACGCAATCGCGACCACTTCATGCATTCCAGCCCTTTCGGCCATCACGTCGCCGGCATCTAAGTACAGCGTTGGACATCGGAATGTCTGGCGCAAGACCAGGGTCTGGCTCCGGTTGGTCGAGCTGCAGCCGGAGCGGTATTACGCCCGCCCATGTCGCGCGTTCCAGATCACGAGCTGCGTCAACCGGTGGCCCGGAGCGAACCTTGGCGGACCCTTCTAAGATGGGAATCGCGATGACCGTCGTTGCCCGGATCTCGGCTTCGCTCGCCCGCCTGACTTCCGCCAGTCGGCCCGGTAGCATCCGCTCGATCAATGCATCCAACACACGCTGCTTAAGGTCACCGTCGACAACCTCGTTCGCCTTGCCGTACAACATCACGGAACGGTAGTTCAACGAGTGGTGCATGGCCGATCTCGCCAATACCAGGCCATCGAGCAACGTAACCGTGATGCACAGATCGGCACCGGCGATCATCGATTTGAACGTCGCATTGGTCGTGGCGCCGTGGACGTAGAGACAATCCTCGTGGCGGACGTACGCCGTGGGTAGCACCCGAGGAGAACCGTCGAACACGACCCCAATGTGGCAGATCAAGCCATCGTCAAGGATTGCATTGATCGTCGAGCGATCGTAAGTGCCCCGGTTGGCGCGCCGCTCGAGTGTTGTCCGTGCAGTCTGTTTCAGTTCATTCATGGCGTCTTGGCTCCTGGTTCGATGCGACCAAGCATGCGAGAATCACGGTCTGTCAAAAAGGGCCAGTTTTTCCAATATGGCTAGGCCAGTTAAAACCTGGGATATCGCGATCGAACTCGATCCGAGTGCCGCTGAACCGCTGTTTCTTCAGATTGCACGTGGTATCAGCGCCGATATTCAGCGTGGGCGGCTCTTGGCTGGAACAAGACTTCCCGGCAGCCGCTCGCTGGCGGCGACATTGAGCGTGCATCGCAATACCGTTGTCGCTGCATATGAAGAACTCTTGGCCGAAGGTTGGCTCGAGTCATCGCAGGCGAGCGGCACCTTTGTTGCCGATATCCTGCCGCCGTCCGTGCCTAAAAAGCGCAATAACTCGCCACGTAGGCTGCGGCAACCAGGATACGAGTTGCCTGAGCGTTCGTCTGGTCTCCCAACCGATACACCGAACCGCGACGAATTACTGCCGATGGGCGATGGTGTCTGCGACCCGCGATTGCTTTCGGTTACCGAGTTCGGTCGTAAATACCGCCGTATTCTGGAAACGCATCGGTTGGAGGTGTTGAGCTACGGAAATGCGCAAGGGCATCCTCGGCTGCGACAAGCGCTTTCCGAGATGCTGAACACGGCGCGCGGTCTCGATACCGACAGTTCTCAAGTACTCGTCACACAGGGCACGCAGATGGCTCTCGATCTGGTGGCACGTGCACTGATAAGTCCCGGTGACGTCGTCATTGTCGAGGCGCTTGGCTATCGCCCCGCGTGGGCGGCATTTCAGCAATACGGCGCCAAGCTGGTCCCTGTGAGAGTTGATGCCCAGGGTATCGACACAGATCGCATCAAGGCCATCGCCGCAAAACACAGGGTGCGTGCTGTCTACACCACCCCGCATCATCAATACCCGACAACGGTGATAATGAATCCGGCAAGACGAATGGCATTGCTCGAACTCGCGCAGCAACACCGCTTCGCCATCGTCGAAGATGACTACGACCACGAGTACCATTACGAAGGCCGTCCGGTGTTGCCCATGGCCAGCCGTGATGCCCACGGCGTGGTGATCTACCTTGGCACGCTGGCCAAACTACTGGCGCCGGGTATC
This window encodes:
- a CDS encoding pyridoxamine 5'-phosphate oxidase family protein; protein product: MNELKQTARTTLERRANRGTYDRSTINAILDDGLICHIGVVFDGSPRVLPTAYVRHEDCLYVHGATTNATFKSMIAGADLCITVTLLDGLVLARSAMHHSLNYRSVMLYGKANEVVDGDLKQRVLDALIERMLPGRLAEVRRASEAEIRATTVIAIPILEGSAKVRSGPPVDAARDLERATWAGVIPLRLQLDQPEPDPGLAPDIPMSNAVLRCRRRDGRKGWNA
- a CDS encoding peroxidase family protein, translated to MRKSQVIKRTPVAALFTLLCVATTNDVLADDDTRSCLKAAAEGFLEIPDDRSKRFLGKVEEDTARCRGGEKAAQYRDRPWVDWQNYYATGDGRSLKEGREAKTKLGDHLFPNGRGIDGALLDLEYQRIELIKFNLFDPNTYDNYLAGRDGLPGATLKQWDEMRLPADHEHYTAVGGADEQVCRGDLITHRTLTGICNDLQNPLMGSSGMPFNRNMQFEATFPRLGLTELTRNRHAGRIDLLKPDPQLISRKLFTRTQSPGNGCKDGMGSPDFSADVDCEYMKAPFFNVLAAFWIQFMTHDWFSHTAEGRNTPGLEPVGCTSDQAQTLGCRAGDRREPSLFQASGEPQTFDHGGERHAKRPLKTTGNLVTAWWDASQIYGHDTPSQKRVQRDPNDSAKLLAPNNYLPLLPTCASYSEDCPVQPQWRGQEATGFPDNWNIGMSFYHNLFAREHNYFVDRFRELQQRTPDEDSGLRDPNDPERVIAYKDVGDERLFQVARLVVSAEIAKIHTIEWTTQLLYDEPLHAAMNANWFGLFNQKESRVSQILRRIVSENEGLLSRKTDSLAGLLADSENAKKANSAYSVLASGAGIFGIGNSKPSGILWWKHDAWDIDDLLGDVNGGINHFGSPFNFPEEFTSVYRLHALVPDLIEFRDKADPNAIQAKIPVAKTVRGGATEFMQGRGIDNWALSMGRQRLGVLHLRNLPVFLQNLPMPHLDSPSKKLDIVALDIIRDRERGVPRFNEFRRQIGLKLLTSFDDFVDVRLDENDPWRKHQEETVQMLREVYGTHTCDKRKIISVVQRNADGSFIDDCLGHPDGTLVDNVEDIDNMVGWLAEYTRPHGFAISETQFHIFILNASRRLFSDRFFTSSYRPEFYSTLGYDWLQHNGPLAECPYPLSERIDGTNACLEPEQDNGHVAEVSPLKRVLLRNLPDLTQELLPVKNVFDPWARDRGEYYSLDWRPRPDAASDPAFAN
- the pdxR gene encoding MocR-like pyridoxine biosynthesis transcription factor PdxR, with translation MARPVKTWDIAIELDPSAAEPLFLQIARGISADIQRGRLLAGTRLPGSRSLAATLSVHRNTVVAAYEELLAEGWLESSQASGTFVADILPPSVPKKRNNSPRRLRQPGYELPERSSGLPTDTPNRDELLPMGDGVCDPRLLSVTEFGRKYRRILETHRLEVLSYGNAQGHPRLRQALSEMLNTARGLDTDSSQVLVTQGTQMALDLVARALISPGDVVIVEALGYRPAWAAFQQYGAKLVPVRVDAQGIDTDRIKAIAAKHRVRAVYTTPHHQYPTTVIMNPARRMALLELAQQHRFAIVEDDYDHEYHYEGRPVLPMASRDAHGVVIYLGTLAKLLAPGIRLGFVAAPAAVTELLTAHRLIVDRQGDHPLQMTVAELLDDGTIPRHARRARRIYQARRDHVVKALRKQLGGAITFNVPQGGMALWAEVSGDINVEAWARSAIEHGVAIRTGGSLAFDGRYRPNIRLGFAALDERELDTAVRRLAKALANTPKN